The following are encoded in a window of Brevibacillus ruminantium genomic DNA:
- a CDS encoding aminotransferase-like domain-containing protein has translation MERVNGGGTQVKALSEHVYDYIWTRIQRGEWREHEKIPSIRLLASELNVHRLTVFKAYQRLKEDKKVYVKDKSGYYVHPGGLLPFDDLDSPIVSSYVQKSHLSEIHRVPATYQFSYALIDPNLLPNRYFSEYVKEIFDLYPKVLSTYSTVQGDEELRHVLARHFAHQHHFHVGADDILITSGSQQAIDLLARLLIQPMDAVLIERPTYSAAIDIFRQQGAKLLPVDIHPNGYDLEQVESYMIQHKPRLFYLNPTFHNPTGYTIPAKQRKQLVELAERHRCFLLEDDTFHDIYFDREPPLPLFSYSTEGYVVYIRSFSKYVAPGLRIAAVCLRPALMKHLFTLKALSDNGSPLLNQKIFLHYFSSARLQQHLEKLRIALNVRKSIMEEELSLTDWTWSSPAGGLNLWVKLPPSVPMDELLAKSIEKSISFVPGSICDPLKEKKAWMRLSYSYINEKQLREGVRQLIQLSRELNHAHTHF, from the coding sequence ATGGAAAGAGTAAACGGGGGAGGAACACAGGTCAAGGCATTATCCGAGCACGTATATGACTACATCTGGACCAGGATCCAGCGGGGAGAGTGGAGGGAGCATGAAAAGATTCCGTCGATCCGCTTGCTCGCATCCGAGCTGAATGTTCACCGGTTGACCGTTTTCAAGGCCTACCAACGGCTAAAAGAAGATAAAAAGGTGTATGTCAAAGATAAATCCGGCTATTACGTCCATCCCGGCGGACTTTTGCCATTTGATGACCTGGATTCTCCGATTGTCTCCTCCTATGTGCAGAAAAGTCATTTGTCAGAAATCCATCGCGTGCCGGCAACCTATCAGTTTTCTTATGCGCTGATCGACCCCAATTTGCTGCCGAACCGCTATTTTTCAGAGTATGTGAAAGAGATTTTTGATTTGTACCCCAAGGTTTTGAGCACTTATTCCACCGTGCAGGGGGACGAAGAGCTTCGGCATGTCTTGGCCCGCCACTTTGCCCATCAGCATCATTTTCACGTGGGAGCAGATGACATCCTCATCACCTCAGGCTCGCAGCAGGCGATTGATTTACTGGCTCGCCTGCTGATTCAGCCGATGGATGCGGTGCTGATAGAGAGACCCACATACAGTGCAGCCATAGACATTTTCAGGCAGCAGGGTGCAAAGCTGCTGCCCGTAGATATTCATCCGAATGGCTACGATTTGGAGCAGGTAGAGTCGTACATGATCCAACACAAGCCGCGTTTATTTTACCTCAATCCCACCTTTCACAATCCGACAGGCTACACCATTCCGGCAAAACAGCGAAAGCAGCTGGTCGAGCTGGCGGAGCGTCATCGCTGCTTCTTGCTTGAAGACGATACGTTTCATGATATCTACTTTGATCGGGAGCCGCCTCTGCCGCTGTTTTCGTACAGTACAGAAGGCTACGTCGTATATATCCGCAGCTTCAGCAAATACGTGGCCCCAGGTTTGCGAATCGCGGCTGTTTGTCTGCGGCCCGCGTTGATGAAGCATCTGTTTACCCTGAAAGCTTTATCGGATAACGGCAGTCCTCTGCTCAATCAAAAGATATTTCTGCATTACTTTTCCTCTGCTCGGCTTCAGCAGCATCTGGAAAAACTGCGGATCGCGTTGAATGTAAGAAAATCCATCATGGAAGAGGAGCTATCGCTTACAGATTGGACCTGGAGCAGTCCTGCAGGCGGATTAAATCTCTGGGTCAAGCTCCCGCCGTCCGTCCCGATGGATGAGCTGCTGGCCAAAAGCATCGAGAAATCGATTTCATTCGTTCCTGGCTCCATCTGTGACCCATTGAAAGAAAAGAAGGCGTGGATGCGTCTGAGCTATTCCTATATTAATGAAAAACAGCTTCGCGAAGGGGTGAGGCAGTTGATCCAGTTGTCCCGCGAATTGAATCATGCCCACACCCATTTCTGA
- a CDS encoding DMT family transporter: MVIINYAIMCLVFGTTFLTIKIGIDAGAPPFFSAGIRFFLAGLLLFVWMILKKRARVNLLIQKEMMITGLCLTFGTFSTLYWAEQYVTSGAAAILSATAPMMILLLQMIVMREQVARKALIGCLIGFLGVILLVFPQVTMTASLFWLLGSGAILIGQLFYSSGALYSKQVIRRFADSSPVALNAVQMMYGGAMLMILSFFTEPLHLSSMLTPKAIGSLLYLIIIGSMVGHTIFYWLVAKTNPVFPSTWLYLSPVIAMGLGALLYHETVTWFMALGAVTTIAGIVIVNFDSLRNLIKRQQRKELDLA; encoded by the coding sequence ATGGTAATCATCAACTACGCAATCATGTGTCTCGTGTTTGGAACCACCTTTTTGACGATTAAAATCGGCATTGATGCAGGAGCTCCACCCTTTTTCTCGGCCGGAATCCGTTTTTTTCTGGCGGGACTTTTGCTCTTTGTCTGGATGATCTTGAAAAAACGTGCCCGCGTCAACCTGCTGATCCAAAAGGAAATGATGATTACGGGACTCTGCCTGACCTTCGGTACGTTTTCCACCCTGTACTGGGCGGAGCAATACGTTACCTCGGGAGCGGCAGCCATCCTTTCGGCGACAGCACCGATGATGATCTTGCTGCTCCAGATGATAGTAATGCGCGAACAAGTCGCCAGGAAAGCATTGATCGGTTGTCTGATTGGTTTTCTCGGTGTGATTCTTCTGGTCTTCCCTCAAGTAACCATGACCGCCAGCCTGTTTTGGCTGCTCGGCAGTGGAGCAATCCTGATTGGCCAGCTTTTTTACTCGTCAGGTGCTTTGTATTCCAAGCAGGTCATTCGCCGCTTTGCCGATTCTTCACCCGTCGCCCTGAATGCTGTCCAGATGATGTACGGTGGAGCGATGCTGATGATTCTCTCATTTTTTACCGAACCGCTTCATCTGTCATCCATGCTTACACCCAAAGCGATCGGCTCGCTGCTCTATCTGATCATCATCGGTTCCATGGTGGGACATACCATTTTTTACTGGCTGGTAGCCAAAACCAATCCCGTCTTCCCCTCTACCTGGCTTTATCTGTCTCCCGTAATCGCCATGGGGCTGGGCGCCCTTCTATATCATGAAACGGTTACCTGGTTCATGGCACTGGGAGCTGTCACGACCATTGCGGGAATTGTCATCGTTAATTTCGACTCCCTGCGCAATCTGATCAAACGACAGCAGCGAAAAGAACTGGACCTGGCATGA
- the hemL gene encoding glutamate-1-semialdehyde 2,1-aminomutase, which translates to MKMDNSLRMFQEAQQYIPGGVNSPVRAFKSVGGNPIYMAKGAGSQITDVDGNHYIDYIGSWGPLILGHAHPKVLAAIQEAAALGTSFGAPTERETEMAKLVCEIVPSVEVVRMVNSGTEATMSALRLARGYTKRNKIMKFEGCYHGHADSLLIKAGSGVATLGLPDSPGVPEATAINTITVPYNDLESVKLAFESYGSDLAAVIVEPIAGNMGVVPPAPGFLEALREITELSGTLLIFDEVMTGFRVSRGGAQELYGITPDLTTMGKVIGGGLPVGAYGGKREIMQQIAPAGPIYQAGTLSGNPLAMAAGLTTLQELGQPCAYEKLETLSARLAEGLADNARKLGIPHTLNRVGSMVCLFFTETPVINYETAKTSDLDKFSAYFRNLLEEGIMIPPSQFEGMFVSLAHTEADIERTIDASYKAMKKL; encoded by the coding sequence ATGAAAATGGACAATTCATTGCGGATGTTTCAAGAGGCGCAGCAGTACATACCGGGCGGCGTAAACAGCCCGGTGCGGGCATTCAAAAGCGTCGGCGGCAATCCGATCTACATGGCTAAGGGAGCAGGCTCTCAGATTACCGACGTAGACGGCAATCACTACATTGATTACATCGGTTCCTGGGGACCGCTGATTCTGGGGCATGCCCATCCAAAAGTGCTGGCGGCGATCCAGGAGGCAGCCGCACTGGGAACGAGCTTCGGTGCGCCGACAGAAAGAGAAACTGAAATGGCCAAGCTGGTTTGCGAAATTGTGCCGTCTGTTGAAGTGGTGCGGATGGTCAACTCGGGAACAGAGGCGACGATGAGCGCTTTGCGCCTGGCCCGTGGCTACACCAAACGGAATAAAATCATGAAGTTTGAAGGCTGCTACCACGGTCATGCGGACAGCTTGCTGATCAAGGCAGGATCTGGCGTGGCGACCCTTGGACTGCCTGACAGCCCGGGTGTTCCGGAAGCGACCGCGATCAATACCATCACGGTGCCGTACAATGATCTGGAAAGCGTCAAACTCGCATTTGAATCCTACGGTTCCGATCTGGCCGCAGTGATTGTGGAGCCAATTGCAGGAAATATGGGTGTTGTGCCGCCAGCGCCAGGCTTTTTGGAAGCGCTGCGCGAGATTACCGAGCTGAGCGGCACGCTGCTGATTTTTGATGAAGTGATGACCGGTTTCCGCGTATCCCGCGGCGGGGCGCAAGAGCTGTACGGTATCACCCCGGACCTTACAACGATGGGCAAGGTGATCGGCGGTGGTCTGCCGGTAGGTGCCTACGGCGGTAAACGAGAAATTATGCAACAAATTGCTCCGGCGGGTCCCATCTATCAAGCGGGTACGCTGTCAGGCAATCCGCTGGCGATGGCAGCGGGTCTTACGACTCTGCAGGAACTGGGGCAGCCGTGTGCCTATGAAAAATTGGAGACGCTGTCTGCACGTCTGGCTGAAGGGCTGGCAGACAACGCCCGCAAATTGGGCATCCCGCATACCCTGAATCGTGTGGGATCAATGGTTTGCCTGTTCTTTACCGAGACGCCTGTCATTAATTACGAGACAGCCAAAACCTCTGATCTGGATAAATTCTCGGCATACTTCCGCAATCTGCTGGAGGAAGGCATCATGATTCCGCCATCTCAGTTTGAAGGCATGTTTGTCTCTTTGGCTCATACAGAAGCGGATATTGAACGGACGATTGATGCCAGCTACAAGGCGATGAAAAAGCTGTAG
- the hemB gene encoding porphobilinogen synthase, which produces MTSNFDRHRRLRSSAGMRNLVRENHVRIEDLIYPLFVVEGSNIKEEIPSMPGVYHFSLDRLEEEMKEIAAAGIQSVLMFGVPEHKDYCGTEAYNDEAITQRAIRQIKEAYPEMIVIADTCLCQYTDHGHCGVLHDGEVDNDESLRLLVATAVSQAKAGADIIAPSNMMDGFVAAIREGLDEAGFVHVPIMSYAVKYASSYYGPFREAAHSTPQSGDRKTYQMDPANAREGLREAASDVAEGADFLMVKPGLAFMDMVLRLRESFDLPVVVYNVSAEYSMVKAAAANGWIDEERIVMETLVGFKRAGADLIITYHAKDVAKWLAR; this is translated from the coding sequence ATGACCAGCAATTTTGACCGCCATCGCCGTTTGCGTTCCAGTGCAGGGATGCGCAATCTGGTGCGAGAAAACCACGTACGAATCGAAGATTTGATTTATCCGTTGTTTGTCGTAGAAGGGTCAAACATCAAGGAAGAGATCCCGTCCATGCCAGGAGTTTACCATTTTTCCCTGGATCGTCTGGAAGAGGAAATGAAAGAGATCGCTGCAGCCGGCATTCAGTCTGTCCTGATGTTCGGCGTGCCGGAGCACAAGGACTACTGCGGTACTGAGGCCTACAACGATGAAGCGATCACACAGCGGGCGATTCGCCAGATCAAGGAAGCCTATCCGGAGATGATCGTCATTGCGGACACCTGTCTTTGTCAATATACCGATCATGGTCACTGCGGCGTTTTGCATGACGGCGAGGTGGACAACGATGAATCCCTCCGGCTGCTGGTAGCCACTGCGGTCTCCCAGGCCAAGGCAGGTGCCGATATCATCGCTCCTTCCAACATGATGGATGGCTTTGTCGCGGCGATTCGCGAAGGATTGGATGAAGCGGGCTTTGTCCATGTCCCGATCATGTCCTATGCGGTCAAATACGCCTCTTCTTACTATGGTCCGTTCCGGGAAGCTGCCCACTCTACTCCGCAATCGGGCGACCGGAAAACCTACCAGATGGACCCGGCCAATGCACGCGAGGGACTGAGGGAAGCAGCGTCTGACGTCGCCGAAGGTGCAGACTTTTTGATGGTGAAGCCGGGGCTGGCATTCATGGATATGGTGCTCAGACTGCGGGAGAGCTTTGATCTGCCTGTCGTAGTATACAACGTCAGCGCTGAATATTCTATGGTAAAAGCAGCAGCGGCAAACGGTTGGATCGACGAGGAACGGATCGTCATGGAAACACTGGTCGGCTTCAAACGCGCTGGTGCCGATCTGATTATTACCTATCATGCCAAAGACGTGGCAAAATGGCTGGCGAGGTGA
- a CDS encoding uroporphyrinogen-III synthase, whose amino-acid sequence MNYPHESGQSRPLTGIRLMVTRSRQQARELIDQFESFGGEAYAFPLLKMVPPADCSSLDEAIHRLNRFDWVMFTSVNGVRFFLERMHQLGVSPEKLTGRLAAVGPKTAAELVKHGWEADVIPADYVAEGMLVSLRDQLHPGEHVLLPRADIARKILPQELGRMGMHVTEVDVYQTVIDGEQAPEAAARLRQGQIDVIAFTSSSTVTYFMEAMAPYGGKELLQGVRIACIGPITAQTAKAHGIDADIVAEEYTVEGLIEALIAYWGGNHYDQQF is encoded by the coding sequence ATGAACTACCCGCATGAAAGCGGGCAATCACGGCCGTTGACCGGCATCCGCTTGATGGTGACCAGATCGCGACAACAAGCGAGGGAATTGATCGATCAGTTTGAGTCTTTCGGGGGAGAAGCCTACGCATTTCCACTGTTGAAAATGGTTCCGCCGGCAGACTGCAGCTCTTTGGATGAGGCGATTCATCGCCTGAACCGCTTCGATTGGGTCATGTTCACCAGCGTAAACGGGGTTCGCTTTTTTCTGGAGCGCATGCATCAACTGGGTGTTTCTCCGGAAAAGTTGACGGGCAGGCTGGCGGCGGTTGGTCCCAAGACCGCTGCCGAGCTGGTCAAACACGGCTGGGAAGCAGACGTGATTCCCGCTGACTATGTAGCCGAGGGAATGCTTGTCAGCTTGCGGGATCAGCTTCACCCTGGGGAGCATGTACTATTGCCCAGGGCAGACATTGCCCGCAAGATTTTGCCGCAGGAGCTTGGCCGAATGGGCATGCATGTCACCGAGGTGGATGTGTACCAAACGGTAATTGACGGGGAACAGGCACCGGAGGCAGCGGCTCGTCTACGGCAGGGCCAAATTGATGTCATCGCGTTTACCAGTTCTTCCACCGTCACTTATTTTATGGAAGCAATGGCCCCCTATGGGGGGAAAGAGCTTTTGCAGGGAGTACGCATCGCCTGTATCGGTCCCATCACGGCTCAGACCGCAAAAGCTCACGGAATAGATGCCGATATCGTTGCCGAGGAGTATACGGTAGAGGGCTTAATCGAAGCTTTGATTGCATATTGGGGAGGGAATCATTATGACCAGCAATTTTGA
- the hemC gene encoding hydroxymethylbilane synthase, with amino-acid sequence MKKWMVGTRRSNLALTQTNWVIGQLKQLEQEATFELHEIVTKGDRILDVTLSKVGGKGLFVKEIEQSLFDGETDFAVHSLKDMPAELPEGLVIGAIPKRVDPRDVLLSKNGLTLDQLPQGALIGTSSLRRSAQLLAYRPDLQIESIRGNIDTRIRKLQEGNFDAIVLAAAGLERVNWEGEISQFLPVEISLPAVGQGALAIECRSDDEETLRLLAKFDHLPTRLAVTAERSFLHRLEGGCQVPIGAYATLDEAAADEQPVITLTGLVASPDGKQVFKKTAQGTDPVALGLEVAEAIAAEGAADVLAQVKKENQA; translated from the coding sequence ATGAAAAAATGGATGGTGGGGACACGCCGCAGCAATCTGGCGCTCACCCAAACAAACTGGGTTATTGGACAATTGAAGCAGCTTGAACAAGAGGCAACTTTTGAATTGCACGAGATCGTAACCAAAGGGGATCGCATTCTCGATGTGACTTTGTCCAAGGTGGGAGGAAAAGGACTGTTTGTCAAAGAGATCGAGCAGTCCCTGTTTGATGGGGAGACAGATTTTGCCGTGCACAGTCTGAAGGATATGCCTGCAGAACTGCCTGAGGGTCTGGTTATCGGCGCGATTCCGAAGCGCGTTGATCCGCGCGACGTGTTGCTCTCTAAAAACGGACTTACCCTTGATCAATTGCCGCAAGGGGCGTTGATTGGAACCAGCAGCTTGCGCCGTTCCGCACAGCTTTTAGCCTACCGGCCTGACCTGCAGATTGAATCGATTCGCGGGAATATAGATACGCGCATCCGCAAACTGCAAGAAGGCAATTTTGATGCGATCGTGCTGGCAGCCGCAGGGCTGGAGCGGGTAAATTGGGAGGGAGAGATCAGTCAGTTTCTCCCGGTAGAGATCAGTCTTCCGGCGGTCGGACAGGGAGCATTGGCGATTGAGTGCCGTTCGGATGATGAAGAGACGCTCCGCCTGCTCGCCAAGTTCGACCATCTCCCGACTCGTTTGGCCGTCACGGCGGAGCGCAGCTTTTTGCATCGCCTAGAGGGAGGCTGTCAGGTGCCGATCGGTGCCTACGCCACTCTGGACGAAGCGGCTGCAGATGAACAGCCGGTTATTACGCTGACGGGATTGGTCGCTTCTCCAGACGGGAAGCAAGTCTTCAAGAAAACAGCGCAGGGGACTGACCCCGTTGCATTGGGGCTAGAAGTTGCCGAGGCCATTGCTGCAGAAGGAGCCGCAGATGTACTGGCACAGGTGAAAAAGGAGAATCAGGCATGA
- a CDS encoding cytochrome C assembly family protein: MADVRWIYDVTIFLYAASVLFYFNDFLQSNRKVNRLAFGLLAVVWALQSVFFVTQLMAKSYFPVITLFETLFFYSWVLVTLSLVINYFFRIDLLVFFTNIIGFIVLVLSMFLPETPLHAVSGPLTSELLLVHITLAMFSYGAFSLSMIFSAMYLLQHHMLKAKRWTPMLRRLPSLDRLESYAYRMNMMGVPMLLLAILVGIIWGKLVLPDKFWLDAKVLLSTLVLAAYSFWLYKRYSDTWQMRTLALLNLVSFGLVLINFLATDVSNFHNWL, from the coding sequence ATGGCCGATGTGAGATGGATCTATGATGTCACGATCTTTCTCTACGCTGCAAGTGTTCTCTTCTATTTCAACGACTTCTTGCAAAGCAACCGGAAAGTCAATCGTTTGGCTTTCGGGTTGCTTGCTGTCGTTTGGGCCTTGCAATCCGTATTTTTTGTGACGCAGCTGATGGCAAAGTCCTACTTTCCGGTCATCACGCTGTTTGAGACCCTTTTTTTCTATTCATGGGTGCTGGTTACGTTATCGCTGGTGATCAACTATTTTTTTCGCATAGATTTACTGGTATTTTTTACCAATATTATTGGCTTTATCGTCCTGGTCCTGTCTATGTTTTTACCGGAAACACCGCTTCACGCCGTTTCTGGACCGCTGACGTCGGAATTGCTGCTGGTCCATATCACTCTGGCCATGTTCAGCTATGGCGCCTTTTCTCTGTCGATGATTTTCTCAGCGATGTATCTGCTTCAGCATCACATGCTCAAAGCAAAGCGCTGGACGCCAATGCTGCGGCGACTTCCCAGTCTGGATCGGTTGGAGTCGTATGCGTACCGGATGAATATGATGGGCGTGCCGATGCTTTTGTTGGCGATACTGGTGGGGATCATCTGGGGGAAGCTGGTGCTCCCCGACAAGTTCTGGCTGGATGCGAAGGTACTGTTATCCACCTTGGTTCTGGCCGCCTATTCTTTCTGGTTGTACAAGAGATATAGCGACACCTGGCAAATGCGCACTTTGGCCCTGCTGAACCTCGTTAGCTTTGGGCTGGTGCTGATCAATTTTTTGGCGACCGATGTTTCAAACTTTCACAATTGGCTGTAA
- the hemA gene encoding glutamyl-tRNA reductase: MDILLVGLNYKTAPVEIREKFTFSDDGTSRALYLLSQTKSIAECVILGTCNRTEIYVVCDQLNVGRDYTLRFLAEWFGVSKETFKEHLYIKGNEQAIEHLFRVSCGMDSMVMGETQILGQVRDAFTLSQQLKTTGTVFNTLFKQAITFAKRAHTETAIGQNAVSVSYAAIELGKKIFGSFAGKEVLIVGAGKMSELTAKHLHANGSGHVRVANRTLERAQLLAEKFQGDACTMEQLPEALLTADIVISSTGASGYVITKQQLQPIMKQRKHRPLFMIDIAVPRDLDPSLHDLENVYLYDIDDLEGIVASNLEERSREAERLEGMIGEELVAFTTWYQTLGVAPLIAALREKALDIHTEGMRKIENKLQHLTEKERHIIRKTTKGMINQLLHDPVVRLKEMAAKQDGPDALDMFSTIFALEEILERAEREADWEKEKAKQNAFREQVLASRVPK, translated from the coding sequence ATGGATATCCTTTTAGTGGGTCTAAACTACAAAACAGCACCTGTCGAGATTCGCGAGAAATTTACTTTCAGCGATGACGGCACATCTCGGGCTCTTTATCTTCTCTCCCAGACAAAGAGCATTGCAGAATGCGTTATCCTTGGAACCTGCAACCGTACAGAAATCTATGTCGTCTGTGATCAGTTGAACGTAGGACGTGACTACACGCTCAGATTTTTGGCGGAGTGGTTTGGTGTCAGCAAAGAGACATTCAAAGAACATCTTTATATAAAAGGAAACGAACAGGCAATCGAGCATCTTTTCCGTGTATCCTGCGGAATGGATTCGATGGTCATGGGGGAAACACAGATTCTCGGCCAAGTGCGGGATGCATTTACGCTTTCCCAGCAGTTGAAAACGACAGGAACCGTCTTCAACACCTTGTTCAAACAAGCGATTACGTTTGCCAAACGTGCCCATACGGAAACAGCTATTGGGCAAAATGCGGTCTCCGTCAGCTATGCTGCAATCGAGCTGGGGAAAAAGATTTTCGGTTCCTTTGCCGGAAAAGAAGTGCTGATTGTCGGTGCCGGAAAAATGAGCGAGCTGACAGCCAAGCATTTGCATGCCAATGGTTCCGGTCATGTTCGTGTCGCCAACCGCACACTGGAGAGAGCACAGCTGTTGGCCGAAAAATTTCAAGGGGACGCCTGTACGATGGAGCAGCTGCCTGAGGCGCTGCTGACCGCAGACATCGTCATCAGCTCGACCGGTGCATCCGGCTATGTCATCACCAAGCAACAGCTGCAGCCGATCATGAAGCAGCGCAAGCATCGTCCGCTGTTCATGATTGACATCGCCGTTCCCCGCGACTTGGACCCGAGTCTGCATGATCTGGAGAACGTCTATCTCTACGATATTGACGATCTGGAAGGAATTGTGGCCAGCAACCTGGAAGAAAGATCGAGAGAAGCAGAGCGCTTGGAAGGAATGATTGGCGAAGAACTCGTTGCGTTTACTACCTGGTACCAGACGCTGGGGGTGGCTCCGCTGATAGCAGCACTGCGTGAAAAAGCGCTGGACATCCACACGGAAGGTATGCGCAAGATTGAAAACAAATTACAGCATCTGACCGAAAAAGAGCGGCACATCATCAGAAAAACGACCAAAGGAATGATTAATCAATTATTGCATGATCCGGTCGTGCGCCTAAAAGAGATGGCTGCCAAACAAGATGGTCCCGATGCGTTGGACATGTTCTCCACTATTTTTGCACTGGAAGAGATTCTGGAGCGGGCCGAGCGTGAAGCGGATTGGGAAAAAGAAAAAGCGAAGCAAAATGCTTTCCGTGAACAGGTCCTGGCCTCCCGAGTCCCGAAATAG